Genomic window (Nicotiana sylvestris chromosome 7, ASM39365v2, whole genome shotgun sequence):
ATCAGCAAACTATTAAGATAATAGATTTAATTTTGATGCAAAACAACCTGCAACTAAACCCGTGTCATACCAATAGAAGCCATGATCAGCTTAACACTAGGATTGCACACCAATCCATCAACCTTAAACGAGATTCCATGTTACCTTGTTGTTTTTCCTTTGTCCTCTAGAAAACTTTATTTCACAAAAGGCCATACCAGGAACAAGCAAGATGTACATGTAACATTGTCATCTTTGGTGTCATTGACCATTTCCTATTTTTCGGTGAGCCAGGAGACAGGCGATTCTCTCCTTGGAAGGGATCTGTTGTAGACTCTGTAGTTGGAGTTTTCCTGACGCAGAATGTCTCAGACCACCTTTCTAGGTAAGCTGGACTTTACACCACAGtttcttttttaatttctccctttTCTGGTACATCATAAGATATTTAAAATATTGAGTTCCAATAAAGCATTTTATCTGCTTTTTAGCTCGGCATTCATGTCGCTTGCTGCTCAGTTCCCTCTTGAGTCAAAAGCTGGTACTGAAAAGCATGCAGAGAGAACAGGGATCATAATTGAAGAACCTGAAGTGAGTGGCCTGGAGCCTGATGATACAATTGGATGGCACGATGATCAATCAAGTCCACCAACTCTTGGTCAGGATTTCTTGAGAATCTCCAGTGCAGAGTCAAATGGTGAAAAAACAGTTGTTAAGAGCATTGAATCAAGTGAAAATAGCACTAACTGCACTAGTCCAACTGAAAATTCCATATCGCAGCAACCTGGTTCTTCTAGAGAAAGTTCATGTGTGCATCATGAATCAGCAATGTATGGATCGGCTACAGCTAATGCAGCAACAAGTTTTTTGGAGGATCAAATAGGACCAGACGATTTGCTCTCTTCTCAGAATTCTGTACTTTCTTCTCAAAATTCTGTGAACTTTCCGGTTGTTCAAACTTTGGAAGGAACTGAATCAAGCAACTTTTCTGGCTCCACATCATTTTTGAAGTTACTACAGATGGCAGGAACTTCGAAATCACATGGAGTCCAGGATCAGAAAAGTGAAAATATCTTACCAGAAACAGATGTACATGGCCAACTACATGTGGCATGTTGTTCACACTTCCAGAAGGATGAGGAGAATCACAAAGGCTCACTAGAAAATGTCTGTCCTCGTAGCTATTTGGACTCATGTCTGATGCCTAATGTAGGAACACAAGGAACCAAGTGCAAAGACAACTTGGAAGAAGCTGCAAAACTTCCAGATCTCTCAAGGAAACTCAGTGCACTTGAACAAAGTAAATTATCAGCAGAATCTACAAATCAAGCACTGTATGAAGAGATGAGTGAGGCTAAAATCTCACGTAATCACCATGAAAACAAGGTGGACATAGCAACAATTGATGATCCAGTAGCCAACTTTGAGCTACAAATTCAAATTGAAGAGAGCAACTACAATATGCAGCGAGTAGCAGAAGCACCAACATTTTCAGAAGCCATTGTAGATGTCAGAGAGGAGGTCAGTGTAGTTGTCGATTCACGCAAGTCTGAGCACATAGCTTTGAAGTCAAACTCAAACAACAAAAAACATCATGCGGATAGCACATTAGACAGAGCAAATGACAATCCTAAAGCAAAAAAGGAATGCCCAGGAAAAGAGAAACAGAATGTTGACTGGGACAGTTTAAGGTTACAGGCTCAGAAGAATGGTAAGAAAAGAGAAAGGACAGCAAACACAATGGATTCACTGGACTGGGAAGCAGTGAGGTGTGCAGATGTCAATGAGATAGCCCATACCATCAGAGAACGGGGAATGAACAATATGCTAGCAGAGAGAATCAAGGTACACATGAAAATTGCAATGAATAACCTAATTCTTTTCAAATCTGAACACCTTCATTCATCTATTACAGTAATTCCCGAAATCCTAAGAAATTGCTCAATGAAAAGAAATGAACAATTGCAGGATTTCCTTAATCGGATTTTTAGAGAACATGGAAGTATTGATCTTGAATGGCTGAGAGACGTTCCACCAGACAAAGCAAAGTAAGCTTGCAATTGAGCAAATAATTTCTCAATGTTTATCAAACTATTATTCACCGACTAAACAAATACACATGCATGGTCTCAGAGAGTATCTATTAAGCATCAGGGGCTTGGGCCTGAAGAGCGTAGAGTGTGTGCGACTGTTAACACTTCACCACCTTGCTTTCCCTGTAAGATTTCTCAACCAATTTTTGAAGAGGTAATTAATATGAAAAATAGCCATGTGTTCCCACTAATGCCTTCGTGTCCTTTAACAAGGTCGACACAAACGTTGGCCGTATAGCTGTTAGACTGGGATGGGTGCCCCTGCAGCCACTGCCGGAGTCGCTACAGTTGCATCTACTGGAACTGTGAGTATCTTTCTACGTAAACTTTCCAAAATTGCCTACATAGTCTAACTCTGCCTTTTCTACAGGTACCCGGTGCTGGAGTCAATTCAAAAGTACCTCTGGCCACGTCTCTGCAAGCTCGATCAGAGAACATTGTAAGTAACATTCTTTTCTCGAAAAACAATTTTTCCCAGGCCTGAGCAACAAGCACTAATTTGTTATTAAATGTAAATGATCCAATTATAACAGTATACTGCATAGTGGAAGAAAAGATTTTGATGTAAGAAAGTGCAGAGATGTGTGTGACAGACTTGTAGATTCAGGTAgttgatttgtgcaaagggaataATAAATTATATACATGCATAATACTTAAAATAGAAAAATACTTTTTCCTCTAATCAAGTGATGCATTTACTGAGTCAAACCCTACTTGATTACAGATATGAGTTGCATTaccatatgatcacttttggaaaGGTATGCCAATACGTTACTCTCCCCTAAAACTGGTGTATATGTGCAATCACAGTTTAAATCAAGTTCATTTGCTACTTTGTCAGGTCTTCTGTACAAAAAGCAAACCCAACTGCAATGCATGTCCATTGAGAGGAGAATGTAGACACTTCGCAAGTGCTTTTGCAAGGTTTGCCTATTAGTCTATATACTTTCTTGCAAGAATTAATTTATCTCATGTATGTCCATCTTTATTAGTTCTTCTCAAGCTTTTCTCCACCTAAACCAAAGAATCATAGTTCCAGAATTGTGGCCCCTGAAACAAAATTTGACGAATCTACTTAGGCAACACAATTTTGCATTTAAGCTAATCCACCAGCACTTAAACTCAAAAATGAACCATTTGACAAATTGGTCAGTCACTCAGTGATGAAGCAACTTCAATAGAAACTTTAATATTCACTGATTTCTTCTGGTACAAGATAGAACTGCCACATCTCAACTTCCAAACTCAAGCCAATACCCTTATGGTCAGCACATTCAGTAATACCTTACAATTAGATTAGCAATTTACTAGTTTAAAGATTGAATGCATTGTGTTTCACATATGGTATTTGACACATTCCACATTCAGCGCAAGGCTTGCCCTTCCAGCACCAGAAGAGAAAAGCATTGTGAGTGCAACAGAAAACAAAGCAGCTGGCCAGAATCCATTCCAGAACTTCAGCCAACTGCCGCTGCCCTTACCTCAGGCTGATCAAACACCATTAGAGCATTCCAAATTGATCAACTCCGCACCTATTATTGAAGTGCCGGCAACACCAGAGCCCATTGTAGAAGAGCCTGCCTCACCTGAGCCAGAGCAAAATGCTCCCGAAGTTGACATTGAAGATGCTTACTTTGAAGATCCTAATGAAATTCCTACAATTACATTGAATATGGCAGAGTTCACCCAAAATGTGAAGAAATTTATGGAAAACAATATGGAGCTTCAACAGGTAGAAATGTCAAAAGCCTTGGTCGCTTTAACTCCAGAAGCTGCGTCGATTCCCGTGCCCAAACTTAAGCATATAAGCCGGCTCAGAACTGAACATCAAGTGTAAGTGCATGCTCCTGATATCTACAtcataaaataaagtaaagatgTGCAATAACTTCTGATAGATAACCAATATGGGAGGGTAGCCTATTATTCATACAGTTCTTCTAAATTTGTTTGCACTTACTATCAATTGTTTCTCCATCCACAGATATGAACTTTCGGATTCTCATCCTCTCCTAGAAGGGGTCAGTGATACTACATCAGTTTAATATTCATATATAAGCAGCACGTAAGCTGATATTGAAATTAATCCTCCCAATAATTGCATCTTTTCATGTTGCAGTTCGACAAAAGAGAACCAGATGATCCATGCCCCTATCTTCTGGCAATATGGACACCTGGTAAGATTAATGTAATGTAATACACAGGAGGAGATGTTTCGAAAGAACTAAAGGCAAAGCATTCGCTTCCGGCTATTTTAACCCTAAAACTGATGAATTAGATAACTCATGTTTGTAAGGAACAATTGCACATAGCTAACTATGCAAGTCCAGGTTCCAATCTCATTAGTAGCTTGTGTTACAGTGGTAGAGGGTAATTTGTTGAAATAGGTTAACTCTTCCTCAGGCTTTCAAAAATAACTTATTCTCCGTCATGTACCAATTCCATCTCAGGTGAAACAGCAGATTCTATTCATCCACCTGCAATAAAGTGCAACTCCCAAGAAGCTGGTAGGCTATGTGATGATGAAACATGTTTTGCATGCAACAGCCTACGTGAAGCACATTCTCAAACAGTGAGAGGAACAATTCTGGTAAAGAAAGAACAAACTATAATGCTTGTCATGGGAAAGCGGTCTGAGAATTCTAATCATCTCTATATATACTTTTCTAACAGATACCGTGTCGAACGGCAATGAGAGGAAGCTTTCCGCTCAACGGTACATACTTTCAAGTTAACGAGGTGAATACAGCCGACTTTAAGCTCATCACTCGAACATGTCAAAGATAAGCATTTTACCatttaatagcatttttcttATTTCTCAGGTGTTTGCGGACCATGACTCCAGCCTCAACCCAATTGACGTCCCACGAGATTGGCTATGGAATCTGCCACGGCGAACAGTTTACTTTGGAACCTCTATACCAACAATATTTAAAGGTAAACAGACAACTAAAGGATgatcatttattttttaaaatgatttgGGAGTAAAATAACATTAATATGTTCTTTGTTAATCAGGCCTAACCACAGAAAGTATCCAACATTGCTTTTGGAGAGGTATGTAGTCGAAAACCTTAAATCCACAGAGGTCCAAATGCTTGTCTTACCTTCTTATCCATTTCTACTAAATACATCAACGAAAAGTGTGCATGTTAATACCATATTCAAGTTCAAAAAAAACTCTGTATCAAGTTAAACGGGCATAAGCATTCAGCATCAGAACAAAGCTTGAAACTAGGAAAAAAATAATCTGGGAGAACAAGTTTATACAACTTATATAGAAATAATTGTAGAACCTCCCAAGGTTTACCATTTGGTATGAGTGAGTCATCAAGGATATCTGACATGATGATTCGagagaaagttgaaacagagtcTTATTTGCAGATATGTTGATAATACTTGCTTCTTCATCCGATCTGTTTATGACCGATTAATGCAGACAGCTTATCTTTTTTAAGATCATCTATGAACATGTTATCTTGGTTCTAGTCCATCTTTCGAATAGAAAAATATGTATTCCCTTCAGCCAATCAGCCCTGTCTCCTCTACTTTTGACTATGGAGCAGGGCCAGAACACATGTATACACTTGAAAAAAGAGTGACATACAGTAATAAGAGTAAACACAGACATAGATGTGCATATGAAAATCTGAAAAGTGAACTTTGAACCATTCTCTCAACAATTACACATAATGTGTACCAGTTAGGTTTCCATCAAtcaactttttcttttttattaagTCCATAATCATCATTCAATCCTTCTTCGGAATGATGACTCCCACATAAGAAACGGCACAATTAGATACCTTTGGCATCCAAAAGAATGTATTACAACTTGCTCAGCATCAAAAAGCATGTTGGCAAGTTTCATGCTTTCCTTCTACACTCTCAGgacaaataataaaaacaaaattttgaGGAATAGTAATCATTCAGGTCATTAAGAGGAAGAACTGTTATTCCTTTACTGCAACACCCTTTATTTGCTTTGTGATCAAGTACTTTATTTCACAGGGTTTGTTTGTGTGAGGGGTTTTGACAAGAAGACACGAGCACCAAGACCACTGATGGCACGGTTGCATTTTCCAGCCAGCAGATTGAGTAGGACTAAAGGAAAGCCAGATGAAAACTAGGGAGCAGTGTCCTACTGAATCAGCAAGGAAGCCACCTAGGCTGAACAAGCTAGCAACATTCAGTAATCAGTACCATGATGTTTTAAACCTTAGGAAAGAAAGATAGGTATTGTCTAACTTGTAAGTAAATTGTAGCATAAGTAAATGAGATGATAATTGATTACTTGTAGCTGATACTTAGGGTGGTCATTTCTATTAGTGACGATCATCAAATTCTTCAACAGGCTAGTGTATCTTTAGCCAACTGAAATTCAAATTCAGTTGATTTTATACGTCTCATTTTCTCCTCAAGAATAGAAAAGAGTAATAAAAATTGATTCTCTTCCATGCCAATCAATACACTTGGCTCCTAAATTACAAAATAACTGATTTGGCACCGCAACACCAACATGAGGCGAATTTGCAAACTAATTCTGATGGTAATTCGTAAAGGGAAAGCTTCCCACAAGCTAAACAAAACCTGTTTTTTCATAGGCAGGAGCTGCACCAAAATCTTATCAAGTAGTAAAAGCTTGAACAAGGGAACAATGTTATAATGTACACTATTTTCGACTAAACATAATTAAGACTAAAAGGTAAATATATAAACCAGGACTTGCAAAGAGCATACCAATATATTCATGATACCAGAACCCTCGTAAAGATTAGCTTAAACTAATACCCTATTCATACTTCATAATTTGTCTAAAACAGCACAGAAATACAGTTGTTGTTTGCAACTGCTGTACTACACTACTAGCCAGCCATATAGTTTCGAAAATCACAATTGAATTGAGATGCATCTCGTACCTTTTTTTGAAGCTGAGAAAATCACATTCGATAAGATTTCTGCAACTCGGAATTACCAAAATGTCATTAGAAGAGAATGCAGAGCAACTTTCAACCTGCACATAAGCATTAGTTATGAGATAAGCATAAACATGTGCAGCAGCAAATTCAAATTCAGAATAATGAAATTAGAGTCAAGAGAGTGGACTCTGAAATATACACTCCATTTAATTTCATATTCGAGCCAAATGCGTTGAGTTCGACATCACAATGGATCTGCCAATAACATATTTAGCTTTTGACATACAATTACTTTACAGTTTAATTCGCAAGTTTACAAACCTGGTAGTTTAGGAATATCAAGGTATAAAGCAATCATGAATTTGTTCTAATAAAGTCATAAGGACATACCTACAAACATGTTTAGTGCACGTAAAAATCGGCTATTGATTGCGGATTCCACTACAAATCGGCATTGATGTTTCTATGACTACGTTAATTACAACTTCAATTTGACTATAATTCACACATCAATCACTTCAAAATGTTCTAATAATTTTCATGTTTTCAAGTAATTAACAGATATCTCAAATACTGATAAAATCAATGCTGTAGATTCAAAATAACAACATCAATTACCAACAACAACACTCCGGAAAACTTCTGAACAACGAGAAGCTGAAAGTGCGATTCAGAGAAGCTGCAGGGAATGAGAGAGAGATTTAGTGATTGCAAGCGCCCAACGGTTACTTATGGATTTTCTATAAGTAATATGTGGAgttcgtgtgtgtgtgtgtgtgtgtgtgtgagagagagagagagagagagagagagagagagagcgaaGGAGATGCAGAGTTCTATGTTTCAATAAATTTGGTAATTTTGCCGCCTCGCGGATTTTAGAGTTCCCTCGCTTTCCTATTTATGAGTGGGGATTGCACCCGTTTCCACATGGTCGAACCCGACCCTTATAGTTTTTTCCCCTGGCGACCCGAATAATTTTTTCCTTTCGGATAAATTTTTTTTTCCCGGTCAAGAAAGATAACTTATATTAGATAATAAACTATTACAGGGAGCCAGTGGCTAGAGTTACAtagtacaacaataacaacaataataataacccagtataatcccatttagtggggtttggggagggtagtgtgtacgcagccttacccctaccctagggtagagagactgtttccaaatagacctccGGCATCCTTCCCACTATGTAGTTTTTACATAGCACATAAAAACTAAAGGGGAATCTCTAAGGAGATTCTGACTAGTGGTATCCCCGgacaggggcggatttagggggcgcAAGGGTGTTCACTCGAACACCCTtagccgaaaaattacactgtatatataaggcaaaatctattttttatctctatatattaagttttgaacacccttaacacaatccaaaagtgtagtttagtggttaagggggttcaaaatctacataaggtcataggttcaattcccactagctacaaaaaaaaaaaatttgaacccCCTTCGTGGAGATCCTGCTTCCGCCACTATCCCCGGAGGACTAACAGTTGTCAGTGCTTGTGTGGTGGATTTACAAATTAGAAGGGTGTAGGGTGATCAAAAAACAAGCCTTGACAAAATGTTTAGTAGTTATGCCATTTAGGTCTGCTTGGTATGCATCCAGTGCAACGGACGGTGGTGATGGCAAAAGCAGCATAGTAGTATCCGTTAGGGTGGTACCATATTTTGCTAGTTGGTCAGCGATCATGTTTCAACTGATCAGTGCAGCGATCCattaggcgtgaatcagggaagtccaacaATTAGttgttgtattcaactgtattcatgACGTGAAATATGGGATTACAGTTAAACCTGTTAATCAGGCCGAGCTGTCCCATTTTCAACCCGCTTCAACCCAGGTCAGCACGGTTCATCCCGGTACTGTAGCATATAGGGCGGGCTGGGACGGGTTGGTAGGGGGACCGGGTTTTGGACGAATACGTTCAGCTTAACGGGGCACCGAACCCGCGTAACCCATCATCCGTTGACGGATTGTTAACGAGCTGCAGCCCGGTTACCGTtggaattattttttttttaaattaattggaTTGTTCCCAACGGTCAAATTGAGAATGTCGTTGGGGAACAACCAGAGTTTGCAAAAATGGccatcccccccccccaattaaAAATATAGCCCTCTCGCCCCTAATaattgaaaaaatatattttaaatcttttaaaatctataaatagccccccttcttcctcattttttcTCATAATTCACTCTCTTACTACTCTAATTCTCTCTCAAGTCTCTCCTGATATTATAGTTCTTAAATTCTCAAAttctcaaattctcaattatttattatttcaagtttcatcaattatttagtttagccattacaaaattattactatCAAGTATCAAGTGTTCGAGTGAAGTGTGGTATCAAGTATTCAAGTATAAAGTATCAACTATCAAGTTTCGgtctatcaattgaagtttgatttttgatatcaaaaatttaaaattagTGCGGCATCCGGAATCCCGGTACACTCATTccatctctttctct
Coding sequences:
- the LOC104238536 gene encoding DNA glycosylase/AP lyase ROS1-like isoform X1 is translated as MEGRQRSSIPQTEDFQIANSWFPTTPAKPSLAPICGNRQQNQLAQENGLELKRISQGQGLSQVNQPELRSFLQEPEGRHVAACRGSTNSVTEYFDTWEAAPGTKSKIYGDNNMYNNFSTDDVDKWSNVSFGHLLALAHAAGSTSATENADGSSICSRFPFNLNSPADEVLRSNNAVQFEPITPDQSKNKGGRASDELNLDINKTPLLSHMQTCEDTLKRAQANDPQQKKEQSGLVLNISEVQGSHKPDKADEQDTEQNNTPQQKRRRKKHRPKVVIEGQPKRTPKPKKNQQHSSKETTGEKRKYIRRNKVEEPPGTPSDKVDGMTCPQSQLPSSREIQRAKRRYVRRNKVNKPAPNPAEDETIDPPNISRPRRSCRRPLNFDSESRLSDESSSHWPSSTVEDFHENQSRSSVHLGKDIEVITGKTEGTVYNIACSRGKCKIIFSDETHDKQASILEMTPKSPNGSNCSSSACLIQETPERALKRRHSFRTNEAELYSTNVMGAYFNSMQAYQAILPANEPYAHSTQGMHFPTIYKKKRTEKGHPTATSYAKPFTCETNYLSLSQCNIGLSQASTSANDKANNRMRNPERVPAFVEAEGLRRKRSKSISKVRDLASLLEICKHFPTTPAKEASISEFGERYSDQPNTCMEALVADTCAIMKTKKRSKRSILVSSTASYIYAQQQFTTNARGFLPAITWRSPVDEIAERLQYLDLNRESIQDQYQYGEITYQNKFQAENALVIYRRDGSIVPFAGSFIRRRKPRPKVDLDDETTRVWKLLLQDINSEGIDGTDEDKAKWWEEERGVFHGRVDSFVARMRLVQGDRRFSPWKGSVVDSVVGVFLTQNVSDHLSSSAFMSLAAQFPLESKAGTEKHAERTGIIIEEPEVSGLEPDDTIGWHDDQSSPPTLGQDFLRISSAESNGEKTVVKSIESSENSTNCTSPTENSISQQPGSSRESSCVHHESAMYGSATANAATSFLEDQIGPDDLLSSQNSVLSSQNSVNFPVVQTLEGTESSNFSGSTSFLKLLQMAGTSKSHGVQDQKSENILPETDVHGQLHVACCSHFQKDEENHKGSLENVCPRSYLDSCLMPNVGTQGTKCKDNLEEAAKLPDLSRKLSALEQSKLSAESTNQALYEEMSEAKISRNHHENKVDIATIDDPVANFELQIQIEESNYNMQRVAEAPTFSEAIVDVREEVSVVVDSRKSEHIALKSNSNNKKHHADSTLDRANDNPKAKKECPGKEKQNVDWDSLRLQAQKNGKKRERTANTMDSLDWEAVRCADVNEIAHTIRERGMNNMLAERIKDFLNRIFREHGSIDLEWLRDVPPDKAKEYLLSIRGLGLKSVECVRLLTLHHLAFPVDTNVGRIAVRLGWVPLQPLPESLQLHLLELYPVLESIQKYLWPRLCKLDQRTLYELHYHMITFGKVFCTKSKPNCNACPLRGECRHFASAFASARLALPAPEEKSIVSATENKAAGQNPFQNFSQLPLPLPQADQTPLEHSKLINSAPIIEVPATPEPIVEEPASPEPEQNAPEVDIEDAYFEDPNEIPTITLNMAEFTQNVKKFMENNMELQQVEMSKALVALTPEAASIPVPKLKHISRLRTEHQVYELSDSHPLLEGFDKREPDDPCPYLLAIWTPGETADSIHPPAIKCNSQEAGRLCDDETCFACNSLREAHSQTVRGTILIPCRTAMRGSFPLNGTYFQVNEVFADHDSSLNPIDVPRDWLWNLPRRTVYFGTSIPTIFKGLTTESIQHCFWRGFVCVRGFDKKTRAPRPLMARLHFPASRLSRTKGKPDEN